ATCTCCGTGAATATCGCGGGGAACTCGGCAAGGCCTTTCTCCCCGTCTATCCTGAGCTCCACGATCAGCGGGGACGCCTCGTGAATCCGGCGCGCGATCCGCTTCGCGCGGCCGTACCTTCCCTGGAAGTCGATGTCCCAGCGCACGCGTATCGGCATCGTATATTCCAACGCTTACCTCGAACCCCGAAGAGTCTTTCCATTGTACTACGCGTCGAACCAGCAATGAGGATCGGGCGCGTCGTATGCGCCGTACACCGCGTAGGCCCTCGCGGTGCAGCCCCCGAGGCAGGAGGAGAATTTCGCACAACCGGCGCACTTACCGGCGGCCGCCTTCCCCCGAAGATGCGCGAGGACAGGAGATTCGTTCCAGATCCTGGCGAGGTCGTCCTTCAGCACGTTGCCTATCGGCACGGGGATGAATCCGCAAGGGGTGATCTCCCCGTCGGGCCGGATGTAGAGGGACAATTTGCCGCAGACGGAACCCGCCACCAGTTTTCCGCCCCTCTCCTCTCCGAGCAGCGACAGGATCGGATCGTCGAATGCGATCTCGATATCCTTCTCCGCCCGGCGCAAAGGCACCGCCGCCTCGTAGAATTCCTTCCACTCGCCCGGCGACAGGTCGAGACTTTCCCGGTTGCGTCCTCCCATCCCGGAGCACTTGAAATTGTGTAGGTCGAGCGTGTGTGCGCCCAGTTCCTTCGCGAGCGATACAAGTGCGGAAAAATCCCGGTGGTTCGCCTTGCAGATCACCGAAGAAACGGAAAGGGGGACTCCCGCCTCTCTCAGGTACCCCGCCGCACGCACCGCCTTTTCGAAACTTCCCGCCATCCGCCGGAAGGCGTCGTGAGTTCCCGGGTCGGCGGAGTCGATGCTGATTCCCACCGAGTGGAATCCCGCCCGGCCTATTTCGGCGGCGACCCTCCTGTCTATAAGGGACCCGTTGGAGTTCATCGTCACCTTGAGCCCGCCGGATATGGCGTATTCCGTCAGGGGAAAGATGTCTTCGCGAAGCAGCGGCTCGCCGGTGCCGTA
The sequence above is drawn from the Deltaproteobacteria bacterium genome and encodes:
- a CDS encoding GeoRSP system radical SAM/SPASM protein, whose amino-acid sequence is MTVSHLSSPVTVNWGITARCNFACSHCFSRLDASPELSGEEARRVVDVLAANGVMFVNYGTGEPLLREDIFPLTEYAISGGLKVTMNSNGSLIDRRVAAEIGRAGFHSVGISIDSADPGTHDAFRRMAGSFEKAVRAAGYLREAGVPLSVSSVICKANHRDFSALVSLAKELGAHTLDLHNFKCSGMGGRNRESLDLSPGEWKEFYEAAVPLRRAEKDIEIAFDDPILSLLGEERGGKLVAGSVCGKLSLYIRPDGEITPCGFIPVPIGNVLKDDLARIWNESPVLAHLRGKAAAGKCAGCAKFSSCLGGCTARAYAVYGAYDAPDPHCWFDA